One window of Chryseobacterium indologenes genomic DNA carries:
- a CDS encoding PSP1 domain-containing protein: MSCGCKTSGDSAHSCGPKKTANGCESVNTCGNSYKLSVFDWLSDINNPAPNRCDFVEVRFKNDRKSFYKNVNNIPLHIGSVVTVESSPGHDVGVVSLTGELVKIQMKKKKFSEELALKIYRQANQKDLEVWQEARKKEDGVKLEARKIAQRIGLEMKVTDVEYQGDSSKITFYYTAENRVDFRQLIKDYAGAFRTKIDMKQIGFRQEAAKVGGIGSCGRELCCSTWLTDFRSVNTNVARYQQLSINPQKLAGQCGKLKCCLNYELDSYLDALSNFPSSSTTLETEKGKAFCIKIDVFKKKMWFAYVDSSIAWYDFDIDLVKKLISKNKRGEKILPLEDLKQPEASTQNIDLIQENSVDRFEKKNRGNRNRSNQNKSNNQQGQQGQPQGQKRNRPERQDRPERSEKSENPNAQSGNQPRPQKQNPQQKAPVEKAEGNSGDDKKPQNNPNKKKFKKKYPPKKDNNA; the protein is encoded by the coding sequence ATGAGTTGTGGATGTAAAACATCCGGCGATTCTGCACATTCTTGCGGCCCTAAAAAAACCGCAAATGGCTGTGAAAGTGTAAATACCTGCGGGAATAGTTATAAATTAAGTGTTTTTGACTGGCTATCTGACATCAACAATCCTGCACCTAACAGGTGTGATTTTGTAGAAGTCAGGTTTAAAAATGACAGAAAATCGTTTTATAAGAATGTAAATAATATTCCTTTACATATTGGTAGCGTAGTTACAGTAGAATCAAGTCCGGGACACGATGTAGGCGTTGTAAGCCTTACGGGAGAATTAGTAAAGATTCAGATGAAAAAGAAAAAGTTTTCTGAAGAATTGGCACTCAAAATATACAGACAGGCCAACCAAAAAGATCTTGAGGTATGGCAGGAAGCAAGAAAAAAAGAAGACGGTGTAAAGCTTGAAGCAAGAAAAATTGCTCAGAGAATAGGCCTTGAAATGAAAGTTACTGATGTGGAATACCAAGGTGACTCTTCAAAAATCACCTTTTATTACACAGCTGAAAACCGGGTGGATTTCAGACAGTTAATTAAAGATTATGCCGGAGCATTCCGTACTAAGATCGATATGAAACAGATCGGTTTCAGACAGGAAGCTGCAAAAGTAGGCGGAATAGGATCTTGCGGACGTGAACTTTGCTGCTCTACATGGCTTACGGATTTCAGATCTGTAAACACCAATGTCGCAAGATATCAGCAGTTGAGTATTAACCCTCAAAAGCTTGCAGGACAATGTGGTAAGCTGAAATGCTGCCTTAACTACGAGCTGGACAGTTATTTGGATGCATTAAGCAATTTCCCTTCTTCCTCAACTACTTTAGAAACAGAGAAAGGAAAAGCATTTTGCATCAAAATTGATGTCTTTAAAAAGAAAATGTGGTTTGCTTATGTAGACAGTTCCATTGCATGGTATGATTTTGATATCGACCTTGTTAAAAAACTGATTTCAAAAAATAAAAGAGGAGAAAAAATACTTCCTCTTGAAGACCTGAAACAACCGGAAGCTTCTACTCAAAATATTGATCTGATCCAGGAAAACAGTGTAGATCGTTTTGAGAAGAAAAACAGAGGAAACAGGAACAGAAGCAACCAGAATAAGTCAAACAATCAACAGGGGCAACAAGGACAGCCACAAGGTCAAAAAAGAAACAGACCGGAGAGACAAGACAGACCTGAAAGATCTGAAAAGTCCGAAAACCCTAATGCTCAATCTGGAAATCAACCAAGACCTCAGAAACAAAATCCACAGCAAAAAGCGCCTGTGGAAAAAGCAGAAGGAAACTCTGGTGATGATAAGAAGCCTCAAAACAATCCGAACAAGAAGAAATTTAAAAAGAAGTATCCTCCAAAAAAAGATAATAATGCATAA
- a CDS encoding T9SS type A sorting domain-containing protein, translating into MKTKLLFMFLVSFIFGNAQILSETFQGTTFPPTGWTTGTNVASRPWGFTTTIFNATGQATFNITGGKSAGIGWIAQAQDAHLTSPSFSLVGTTSPVLKFNAKIGYEYMVDPNPNGDLKVEVSTDGGTTWTQVWVEEDYGVFVDYATLAVTVSLTPYAGQANVKFRFHYVANDADSLSIDDVQVLSSATLATQEAGAKVKDITNIYPNPTKGEINIKTDKKVKSATVIDASGKSLLNNTSERLDISSLPKGVYLLKVDFSDGTSKTEKVIKQ; encoded by the coding sequence ATGAAAACAAAATTACTATTCATGTTTTTAGTCTCTTTTATATTTGGGAATGCACAAATTCTCTCAGAGACTTTCCAAGGTACAACATTTCCCCCTACGGGATGGACAACAGGCACAAATGTAGCATCCAGACCTTGGGGATTTACTACAACAATCTTCAATGCAACCGGACAAGCAACATTTAATATCACAGGAGGAAAATCCGCGGGTATCGGATGGATTGCTCAGGCACAGGACGCTCATTTAACAAGTCCTTCTTTCAGCTTAGTAGGAACAACAAGTCCAGTGCTAAAGTTTAATGCCAAAATAGGATACGAATACATGGTTGATCCCAATCCTAACGGAGATTTAAAAGTAGAGGTTTCCACAGATGGAGGAACTACATGGACTCAGGTATGGGTTGAAGAAGACTATGGAGTATTTGTTGATTATGCAACATTGGCTGTTACAGTTAGCTTAACACCATATGCTGGACAGGCAAATGTTAAATTCAGATTCCACTATGTTGCCAATGATGCGGATAGCCTTTCAATAGATGATGTACAGGTTCTATCAAGCGCAACACTAGCTACGCAGGAAGCAGGGGCTAAAGTAAAGGATATCACTAACATCTATCCTAACCCAACAAAAGGAGAAATTAATATCAAAACAGATAAAAAAGTCAAATCTGCCACAGTAATTGATGCGAGCGGAAAATCACTACTCAATAATACTTCTGAAAGATTAGATATTTCTTCACTTCCAAAAGGAGTTTATCTATTAAAAGTGGACTTCTCTGATGGAACTTCAAAAACAGAAAAAGTAATCAAACAATAA
- a CDS encoding gliding motility lipoprotein GldH, with protein MHKILGLFSLILFFSCNSSSGGDVIMNSVDNKWNKKNEQKFNLEISDPQNPKNIIFVVRNNNSYPYSNIRFIVNFTNLQNKKKETDTLNYVLAKPNGEWLGTGFGDTKETLFQYKLNYQFPGKGKYEIGLIQAMRNDNLSGIEDIGVKIETAKP; from the coding sequence ATGCATAAAATTTTAGGATTATTTTCCCTTATCCTTTTCTTTAGCTGTAACTCTTCCTCAGGAGGAGATGTCATCATGAATTCCGTTGATAACAAATGGAATAAGAAAAATGAGCAAAAATTTAATCTTGAAATTTCAGATCCGCAGAATCCTAAAAATATTATATTTGTCGTAAGAAACAATAACAGCTACCCTTACAGCAATATAAGGTTTATTGTGAACTTCACCAATCTCCAGAACAAGAAAAAGGAAACTGACACCCTGAATTATGTACTGGCAAAACCAAATGGAGAGTGGCTTGGTACAGGCTTTGGTGATACAAAGGAAACTTTGTTTCAGTATAAATTGAATTATCAGTTTCCGGGAAAGGGAAAATATGAAATCGGTCTGATTCAGGCAATGAGAAATGACAACCTTTCGGGAATTGAGGATATTGGGGTAAAAATAGAAACGGCTAAACCGTAA
- a CDS encoding transglycosylase domain-containing protein → MEENKKNAGNKGKTFPLPPKKKKDTSWKKWVSFIWIGLVAVVLGISGLFFAVSQGFLGEMPDVKELENPDIFVASEIISSDGVMLGKFEKEKTQPIVYKDLPPYLIYALQAKEDERFKEHSGIDLYSIARAVAYGGGRGGGSTITQQLAKLLFTGNASQNKIERAFQKLKEWVVAVSLEKRYTKEEIVTLYFNKFDFLFNANGIEMASRVYFNKKTSELTLPEAATFVAMLENPRKNNPYRYPEKAKERRNVVLDQMQKTGYIDAATYEKAANTPIEVDFHPIKSITDGYSAYYKFYLRKEIDKYLESHEKETGKKLNLYKDGLKIYVTLDSKMQKYAEEAIKEHLTDLQKRFDAEQRGRKNRPFYYLNDKQIKDVMLQAMKRTGRYKLLKADGMPEDSIMMEFKKPIKTSRFTWNGEEEVEMSPWDSIRYHKQIAQAGLMSMVPGTGEIKAWVGGIDWQHFQYDHIKQGKRQVGSTFKPFVYATAIMKLGMTPCSAVSNGTYDHNGWHVPGRGGMLTLKDALAHSQNPVAARLIEMTGVDAVIQTARDLGVTEDIPRNNTIALGSSDITIYEMLGAYSTFANYGNYNKPEMIWRIEDANGRVIKEVNVEPKEVMNPMYAYTMIELMKGVAQYGTASGELGRRGISKAVEIAAKTGTTQNNSDGWFMGITPKLATGAWVGWEDRATHFFGTGEGQGAKMALPIWAIFMKKVWADKSLGVTPDDKFVKPSDWKDGCSNLKGLSGGYGDDGSLQTIDEIKNPRPADPTPKKPTEKKEDNINENLHSNDEVDFNK, encoded by the coding sequence ATGGAAGAAAACAAAAAAAATGCAGGAAATAAGGGGAAAACATTTCCTCTGCCTCCTAAAAAAAAGAAAGATACCTCCTGGAAAAAATGGGTCTCATTTATTTGGATTGGGCTCGTTGCGGTAGTTCTGGGAATTTCGGGACTTTTCTTTGCAGTTTCTCAGGGATTCCTTGGGGAAATGCCTGATGTGAAAGAACTTGAGAACCCTGACATCTTTGTCGCTTCAGAAATCATTTCTTCAGATGGAGTTATGCTGGGTAAATTCGAAAAGGAAAAAACACAGCCTATCGTTTATAAGGATCTTCCTCCTTACCTTATCTATGCCCTTCAGGCTAAAGAAGATGAGCGTTTCAAAGAACACTCAGGAATCGACTTATATTCTATTGCCAGAGCGGTGGCATATGGCGGTGGCCGTGGTGGGGGTTCTACAATCACCCAGCAGCTGGCAAAGCTTCTTTTCACAGGAAATGCTTCTCAAAATAAAATTGAAAGAGCCTTTCAGAAATTAAAGGAATGGGTAGTAGCGGTAAGCCTTGAAAAAAGATATACCAAAGAAGAGATTGTCACTCTTTATTTCAATAAATTTGATTTCCTTTTCAATGCTAACGGTATTGAAATGGCTTCCCGAGTTTATTTTAACAAAAAGACTTCGGAACTTACATTACCTGAGGCTGCAACATTTGTAGCAATGCTTGAAAACCCAAGAAAAAACAACCCTTACAGATACCCTGAAAAGGCAAAAGAAAGAAGGAATGTAGTATTGGATCAGATGCAGAAAACCGGATATATTGATGCTGCCACTTACGAAAAAGCAGCCAATACTCCTATTGAAGTAGACTTCCACCCTATTAAAAGTATTACTGACGGATATTCGGCTTATTACAAATTCTATCTGAGAAAAGAGATTGATAAGTATCTTGAATCTCATGAAAAAGAAACCGGTAAAAAACTTAACCTTTACAAAGACGGTTTAAAAATATATGTTACTCTTGATTCTAAGATGCAGAAGTATGCAGAAGAAGCAATCAAAGAACACTTAACGGATCTTCAGAAGAGATTTGATGCAGAACAAAGAGGAAGAAAAAACAGACCTTTCTACTATCTTAATGATAAACAGATCAAAGATGTGATGCTTCAGGCTATGAAGAGAACAGGCCGATACAAGCTGTTAAAAGCTGACGGAATGCCAGAAGACTCCATTATGATGGAATTCAAAAAACCTATCAAAACTTCACGATTCACATGGAACGGAGAGGAAGAAGTTGAAATGTCTCCTTGGGATTCTATCAGATACCATAAACAAATTGCTCAGGCAGGTCTGATGTCTATGGTTCCGGGAACCGGAGAGATCAAAGCATGGGTGGGAGGTATTGACTGGCAGCACTTCCAATATGACCATATCAAGCAAGGTAAGAGACAGGTAGGATCCACCTTCAAGCCTTTCGTATATGCCACCGCTATCATGAAACTGGGAATGACTCCTTGTTCGGCGGTTTCTAACGGAACTTATGATCATAACGGATGGCATGTGCCGGGAAGAGGAGGAATGCTTACTTTGAAAGACGCATTGGCACACTCTCAAAACCCTGTTGCTGCTAGACTTATTGAAATGACAGGAGTAGATGCTGTAATCCAGACTGCAAGAGATCTTGGAGTAACAGAAGATATTCCGAGAAACAATACAATTGCTTTAGGTTCATCAGATATTACTATTTATGAAATGCTTGGTGCCTACAGTACTTTTGCCAACTATGGTAACTACAATAAACCGGAAATGATCTGGAGAATTGAAGATGCCAACGGTAGAGTAATCAAAGAAGTAAATGTAGAACCAAAAGAGGTCATGAACCCAATGTACGCCTACACTATGATCGAACTGATGAAAGGTGTTGCACAGTACGGAACCGCTTCCGGAGAGCTGGGAAGAAGAGGAATTTCAAAAGCAGTAGAAATTGCTGCCAAAACAGGAACAACTCAGAACAACTCCGACGGATGGTTTATGGGAATCACTCCAAAATTAGCAACCGGAGCATGGGTTGGATGGGAAGACAGAGCAACTCACTTCTTTGGAACCGGTGAAGGTCAGGGTGCAAAAATGGCATTGCCAATCTGGGCTATCTTCATGAAGAAAGTTTGGGCAGATAAAAGTTTAGGAGTTACTCCTGATGATAAGTTCGTTAAACCTTCCGATTGGAAAGACGGCTGTTCAAACCTTAAAGGATTAAGCGGAGGATACGGAGATGACGGAAGCCTTCAGACGATCGATGAGATCAAAAATCCAAGACCGGCAGATCCTACGCCTAAAAAACCAACAGAAAAGAAAGAGGACAACATTAATGAAAATCTCCATTCCAATGATGAAGTAGATTTCAATAAATAA
- a CDS encoding c-type cytochrome translates to MISWRKHYKKTLIAIGLLLSTSASFYGQDGDPKNGEKLFKANCTACHALDKQVVGPPLKGVVERVKTEGGVDKDWLHKWIKDNKALRASGDKYANEIFEKFNKTEMQVFPNLTDKDIDDILAFTTNPPAPEEKKPEATPATDATAAAPADKTTTNVVIISLLAIAGLLVWILAKLRQLVKLGQSEDLAGLNETRVRSFSEMYEKFHYIGKGLLAILAILAAYGVWNWLMWIGVYKGYKPEQPIYFSHKIHAGEQKIDCQLCHSSAKYGKVSEIPSMNVCMNCHRTISEYNADHYMEPGKDKAFYDGEIQKIYAATGWDPAKQQYTGKTQPVEWTRIHNMPDFVYFNHSQHVIAGEQAIINSFNKKNPTNKIDVVCKACHGKIDTMNVVQMANDFTMGWCIECHRTTEVDMNNGYNKEYFKNLHDKLKKQYPQDGGKITVDAIGGLECGKCHY, encoded by the coding sequence ATGATTAGTTGGAGAAAGCATTATAAAAAAACGTTGATCGCAATAGGCTTATTGCTATCAACCAGTGCTTCATTTTACGGGCAAGACGGCGATCCTAAAAACGGAGAGAAACTTTTCAAAGCGAATTGTACTGCATGTCACGCGCTGGACAAACAAGTTGTTGGACCACCATTAAAGGGGGTTGTAGAACGAGTAAAGACAGAAGGTGGTGTAGACAAAGATTGGCTTCACAAGTGGATCAAAGACAACAAAGCTCTGAGAGCTTCTGGGGATAAATACGCCAATGAGATTTTTGAAAAGTTTAATAAGACTGAAATGCAGGTCTTTCCAAATCTTACAGATAAGGATATTGACGACATTTTAGCTTTCACTACTAATCCTCCGGCTCCGGAAGAGAAAAAGCCGGAAGCAACTCCTGCAACTGACGCTACTGCGGCAGCACCTGCAGACAAAACTACTACAAACGTTGTTATCATTTCACTTTTAGCGATCGCAGGTTTACTGGTTTGGATCTTAGCAAAACTAAGACAATTGGTAAAGCTGGGTCAATCTGAAGATTTAGCTGGACTTAACGAAACAAGAGTTCGTTCTTTCAGTGAAATGTATGAGAAGTTCCACTACATTGGTAAAGGTTTATTAGCAATCCTTGCTATTTTAGCCGCTTATGGAGTATGGAACTGGTTGATGTGGATTGGGGTTTACAAAGGGTACAAACCTGAGCAGCCTATCTACTTCTCTCACAAAATTCACGCCGGAGAACAAAAAATTGACTGTCAGTTATGTCACTCTAGTGCTAAATACGGAAAGGTATCTGAAATCCCTTCTATGAACGTTTGTATGAACTGTCACAGAACAATTTCTGAATACAATGCAGATCACTACATGGAGCCAGGAAAAGATAAGGCATTCTATGACGGAGAAATCCAGAAGATCTACGCTGCAACAGGTTGGGATCCTGCAAAACAACAGTACACAGGAAAAACACAACCGGTTGAATGGACAAGAATCCACAACATGCCAGACTTCGTTTACTTCAACCACTCTCAGCACGTAATTGCTGGAGAACAAGCGATCATCAATTCTTTCAACAAAAAGAATCCTACCAACAAAATTGATGTTGTATGTAAAGCTTGTCACGGTAAAATTGATACAATGAATGTTGTTCAAATGGCTAACGACTTTACTATGGGATGGTGTATCGAGTGTCACAGAACGACTGAAGTTGATATGAACAA
- a CDS encoding DUF6080 domain-containing protein yields MSFIKTKIINFFKLIFPSTYTELAVFLFFMICYGILGSYIALHYRIIFDNRIPWDAYFSFDNKSILMTGGSFERHPLSYYFFNWVRELSLFISGGKMDANFRLTLAWLSNIIISLNIVQVFKYLKNIICLPLWLSVLIILFFGVFSTNIILSFTPENFTYTLFLLSLYNYYAAIKLRNEEKTPAIALSLAGITIGGLTITNFVKVFIPLLFEKNLFRDWRKFGNAVLRISIASICFVLLYLNRIDFKYQNIFSKTNQQYEKFSNVESMPTWDMILSFFFGGNILFPGFIISDKHNMKGFDFKGLYMDLYSSVFPYFFVAILLTLIIWSYFKNFKNKWVQIIAISLFVDIVIHCGMRFGLHTSSIYGGHFVFVYPLLLGWLFYAYRSSPKIMSVLTLTVILLFVYLLANNLFRMAEFFWFMETYYQ; encoded by the coding sequence GTGTCTTTTATCAAAACAAAAATCATCAATTTCTTTAAACTGATTTTCCCTTCCACTTACACCGAGCTGGCAGTTTTTCTCTTTTTTATGATCTGCTATGGAATTTTAGGTTCATATATTGCTCTTCATTACAGAATTATTTTTGACAACAGAATTCCATGGGATGCTTATTTCAGTTTTGATAACAAATCTATCCTTATGACAGGAGGAAGTTTTGAAAGACACCCACTATCCTATTATTTTTTCAACTGGGTAAGAGAGCTTTCATTATTCATTTCTGGCGGAAAAATGGATGCCAACTTCAGGCTTACACTGGCTTGGCTCAGCAATATTATTATCAGCTTAAACATTGTTCAGGTTTTCAAATATCTAAAGAACATCATCTGCCTCCCGTTATGGTTAAGTGTTTTAATCATTTTATTTTTTGGAGTTTTTTCAACCAATATCATATTGTCCTTTACTCCGGAAAATTTCACCTACACCCTGTTTTTGCTCTCATTATACAATTATTATGCAGCTATAAAACTCAGAAACGAAGAAAAAACACCTGCTATAGCTCTTTCGCTTGCAGGAATTACCATTGGCGGGCTTACTATTACCAATTTTGTAAAAGTTTTCATTCCACTTCTTTTTGAAAAAAACCTTTTCAGGGATTGGAGAAAATTCGGAAATGCTGTGCTTAGGATAAGCATTGCTTCTATCTGCTTTGTGCTGCTCTATCTGAACAGAATCGATTTTAAATATCAGAATATCTTTTCCAAGACTAACCAGCAATATGAAAAATTCTCTAATGTAGAATCCATGCCGACCTGGGATATGATACTCTCTTTCTTTTTTGGTGGCAACATTCTTTTCCCGGGATTTATTATTTCGGATAAACACAATATGAAGGGTTTCGACTTTAAAGGACTGTATATGGATCTTTATTCATCTGTCTTTCCTTACTTTTTTGTTGCCATATTATTAACCCTAATCATTTGGAGTTATTTTAAAAATTTTAAGAACAAATGGGTCCAGATTATTGCCATTTCTCTTTTCGTTGACATCGTGATCCATTGTGGGATGAGGTTCGGACTTCATACTTCATCCATCTATGGAGGACATTTTGTTTTCGTCTATCCGCTTCTTTTGGGGTGGCTTTTTTATGCCTATAGATCGTCACCGAAAATAATGTCGGTTTTAACACTAACTGTGATTTTACTATTTGTTTATCTGCTTGCGAACAATTTATTCCGGATGGCAGAGTTCTTCTGGTTTATGGAAACTTATTACCAATAA
- a CDS encoding protein adenylyltransferase SelO codes for MNIERIRQPFIENFPGDFSNNPMQRNTPKVLFSTTKPAGFGQPELIAFNEVLSEEIGLGKFEDKDLDFLVGNNLPENVQTYATAYAGHQFGNWAGQLGDGRAILAGEITNEAGKKTEIQWKGAGATPYSRHADGRAVLRSSVREYLMSEAMYHLGVPTTRALSLAFTGEDVMRDIMYSGNPQLEKGAVVIRTAESFLRFGHFELMSAQREYNSLQELADFTIENYYPEITSSDNQKYKDFFENICTRTADLMVEWFRVGFVHGVMNTDNMSVLGLTIDYGPYSMMDEYDLNFTPNTTDLPGRRYAFGKQGQIAQWNLWQLANALHPLIKDEKFLEDTLNNFGTYFWKAHDKMLCEKFGFGQLQKEDEDFFTNWQGLMQELQLDYTLFFTQLEKMTPETDIKEHFKEISYIVLNEEMLSKLSNFIKSYEARLSLNSISREVSLGMMKKANPKFILRNYLLYECIEEINNGKKEMLEKLTKALESPYQELYPEFSVKRPSGYDDTAGCSTLSCSS; via the coding sequence ATGAATATCGAACGCATCAGACAACCTTTCATCGAGAATTTCCCAGGTGATTTTTCAAACAACCCCATGCAGAGAAATACCCCAAAGGTTTTATTTTCTACTACCAAACCCGCCGGTTTTGGTCAACCTGAATTGATTGCTTTTAATGAAGTCTTGTCCGAAGAAATAGGATTAGGAAAATTTGAAGATAAAGATCTGGACTTTCTGGTCGGAAATAACCTCCCGGAAAACGTTCAAACTTATGCTACAGCGTATGCAGGACATCAGTTTGGAAACTGGGCAGGTCAACTCGGAGACGGAAGAGCAATCCTTGCTGGTGAAATCACAAATGAGGCTGGAAAAAAGACAGAAATCCAATGGAAAGGAGCCGGAGCAACTCCCTATTCCAGACATGCTGACGGAAGGGCCGTATTGAGATCTTCTGTACGTGAATATCTGATGAGTGAAGCGATGTATCATTTAGGAGTTCCTACAACAAGAGCACTTAGTCTGGCTTTTACCGGCGAAGATGTAATGCGCGATATTATGTACAGTGGAAATCCTCAGCTTGAAAAAGGTGCAGTGGTCATCAGAACTGCTGAAAGTTTCCTGCGCTTCGGACATTTTGAACTGATGTCTGCTCAAAGAGAATACAATAGCCTGCAGGAACTTGCCGATTTTACTATTGAAAACTATTATCCGGAAATAACATCATCAGACAATCAGAAATACAAAGATTTTTTTGAAAACATCTGTACCCGTACCGCAGACTTAATGGTGGAATGGTTCAGAGTAGGATTTGTACATGGAGTGATGAACACAGATAATATGTCTGTCCTGGGGTTAACTATTGATTACGGACCTTACTCCATGATGGATGAATATGATTTGAATTTCACCCCCAATACCACAGACCTTCCGGGAAGAAGATATGCATTCGGAAAACAGGGACAGATTGCCCAATGGAACCTTTGGCAGCTTGCTAATGCGCTTCATCCCCTAATTAAAGATGAAAAGTTTTTAGAAGATACCTTAAATAACTTTGGAACTTATTTCTGGAAAGCTCATGATAAGATGCTTTGTGAAAAATTCGGGTTTGGCCAGCTTCAAAAAGAAGATGAGGATTTTTTCACCAATTGGCAGGGATTAATGCAGGAACTTCAGCTCGACTATACCCTATTCTTCACTCAACTGGAAAAAATGACTCCGGAAACTGATATCAAAGAACATTTCAAAGAGATTTCTTACATTGTTTTAAATGAAGAAATGTTGTCGAAACTTAGTAACTTCATTAAGAGCTATGAAGCAAGATTAAGTTTAAATTCTATATCAAGAGAGGTTTCATTAGGTATGATGAAAAAAGCAAATCCAAAATTCATCCTAAGAAACTATCTTCTTTACGAATGCATTGAAGAGATCAATAACGGTAAAAAAGAAATGCTGGAAAAACTCACTAAAGCTTTAGAATCTCCTTATCAGGAATTGTATCCTGAGTTCTCGGTCAAAAGGCCATCTGGCTATGATGATACTGCAGGATGTTCCACACTTTCATGTAGTTCGTAA
- a CDS encoding SPOR domain-containing protein, with the protein MKNLIKIFSILSLFGFYNIEAQQVVKKDTLSGTELVMTMDSKINAALEGIEGKCAKVAPTNSSKDSGSNDSGFSTGISTKPPKIFVPSRELTNAEICKKNPRILGFKIQITTVKSNEEANEVKSYFRKRFPNLKVETDASLRPNYKILAGSYFTKQSAASDLSKIKEYFKSAVAVQYRIFCAEAK; encoded by the coding sequence ATGAAAAATTTGATTAAAATATTTTCGATATTATCACTATTTGGTTTTTATAATATTGAAGCCCAGCAAGTTGTTAAAAAAGATACCCTTTCAGGTACAGAACTTGTTATGACAATGGATTCCAAAATAAATGCAGCTTTGGAAGGAATTGAAGGAAAATGTGCTAAAGTTGCTCCTACAAATTCTTCTAAAGATTCCGGCTCCAATGATAGTGGATTTTCTACAGGGATAAGTACAAAACCTCCTAAAATTTTTGTGCCGAGCAGAGAGCTTACCAATGCTGAAATTTGTAAGAAAAATCCTAGAATTTTAGGTTTTAAAATTCAGATTACCACTGTGAAAAGTAATGAAGAAGCGAATGAAGTAAAGTCTTATTTCAGAAAAAGATTTCCTAATCTTAAGGTGGAAACGGATGCTTCTTTAAGACCTAACTATAAGATCCTGGCAGGAAGTTATTTCACAAAACAAAGTGCAGCGAGCGACCTTTCGAAAATCAAAGAATATTTCAAATCTGCAGTTGCAGTACAGTACAGAATTTTCTGTGCAGAAGCAAAATAG